The genomic stretch CATAGGTAGTTCGTCCGCTAAACtaccgtcagatgttccactatatatattaaacatctacatgattctgattagagtaagctaaataatgtatatatacaaaataaaattcagaatataattaagataaattcagaacttcaactcttcatttcatattcatgcttcatgtttccgtttacagtaaccagcgtgtcagttgtgtacctgatattggaagcaaaagaaaaggaagatcagcagaaatgcagtagcatacaacaacaacaacaacagtccagcaacacaggaatagatctgtaacagagtttgcaaaccagtggagaAGTAACCCAAGAAagaagcttcaagcttcgatgaaacaatagcaattaatgctgatttcaaaacaatgaaggaaagtagaagatttttttttccagttttgtCCTCTCTCTCCCTGTTCTTTTTTTTTAAGTATCAAAATGAGTCCTCTTATATCCAAAGCAagactcctttttttctttttacctctttcctttttcctttaaaCTATTCTTACTACCCCTTTttacctcttttttcttttaccccaatattcttctactatgtaTAACTTTTAACGTTTTATTATTACCtatactatttctgatttttacttAAGTAAAAGCAGTCAACATGGACCCCACAGTTCCCCCATTTTGAGTGGTCAAACAAGACCTCATCATTAACCCCCTCTTTTTACTTTACATCATTATGCCTTGTCCcccactaccatatgtcttgacccccactataatattttaatattattaatgcctagtggacggagcacttcaaattaaataaatctgcaattggttaattcctgtattacccctaaaactactgttgctgccctgattcaaaaatctgttcaaacttcaaacaTTATCTAAAAGCTAAAATCAAATTAACAGCTACAACCAATTCatctaatcaattaaccaaaatataacagctataatcaatccttaatcaaattcaatcaacaaattcaaactaaacgatgaacaacaaagaaacaaccggaattattttgactgaacaatatttttaaacaacatcctattttcagattcaacaacaataacaaacaaacatattcatttttttttaaattcaaattaagcttaaacggaataaataaacagattcaaatcactaaactaaaTAACCAATTGATCCTCAAACTAGATCTAACAATATTACAGTCAAGACGAAGGATTCAAGTTATCAAACcgacatatttctatattaaaactaaatccttttaaacgaataaaaacaaactgaaaaaataattaattgaacttcaacttaaatctaacgaCATTGTAATTAAACTAACAGtttctttattaaaaataaacaataacaaatgaaacaaactaaagaaataatcaagaaacgataaacacgaacaaaaacaagaatcaaacatctactgatttcagatccgagaatatcaaaacaaaatacggacagaaatgaaacttaagcccactaaccggatcggaacgacgacgaactcgaacgaaaacaaatctgcccggaaacaattatcgcaccaaaataacttgacgccgaagacgaccacaaACGGACaatcgaagaagatggtcgtttggtgtcGTTTGAAGACGAAGCAGTGGCGGCGAGGAGGcggtgaagcagtagcagctgctactgctaAACATGCTCGACGGAGGGCAGCTTTGGTGGTCGTCCATGGATGGACATAGCAGAAGGCAGTAGAAGCGACGCtgcagctcgtccatggctggacgtagcaggaGCAGCAGTGGCGACGCTGCAGAAACTggatgaagcagcagcagcaacgcGGGCAGTCATGGTCGTGCGTCGTGAATCTGGTCGAGCTGCTAGTCGTTTGGGACGAGGAGGTGGAGCAGCAGCGAcgatgaagaagaaaaatagccGTGGCTGAGGTGACAGTGTAGTTGGGCCGTTGGTCGACGGGATCGGTGAAGACGACGATGGAGATGA from Nicotiana sylvestris chromosome 12, ASM39365v2, whole genome shotgun sequence encodes the following:
- the LOC104212620 gene encoding lysine-rich arabinogalactan protein 19-like, which produces MAASSSSPLPPATMAASPTTAFEPAPYRCCITTVTSNNSSEQPVSSPSSSSPIPSTNGPTTLSPQPRLFFFFIVAAAPPPRPKRLAARPDSRRTTMTARVAAAASSSFCSVATAAPATSSHGRAAASLLLPSAMSIHGRPPKLPSVEHV